The Triticum urartu cultivar G1812 chromosome 6, Tu2.1, whole genome shotgun sequence genome includes the window tcaggcaaactcggtgagactgattacacaaactcggtgggaccgattttggtaataagctaaccagagggtttgcattgtaatctcggtagtgccgattgcctagggtttgtggcagtggctatgacatttgaaatcggtggcgccggatagaaagaatcgggcgggccgagtttgacttttggtttaggtcatatgtggatgtgggaaggtagttgatggttttggagcatatcactaagcattttgagcaagcaagccattaagcaacacctcatccctccttgatagtattggctttttctatagactcaatgtgatcttggatcactaaaatataaaatgtagagtcttgagcttcaagcttgagccaaactttttgtccttagaattttgagggatccactttcctcatccatgccatgccattcattgagcttttcctgaaatattaatcttggaataatgttagctcaatgagctatatgttgttaggaattaccaaaaccactcagggatagttgcactttcaagtaggtaaatgataaaaacagaacttttgatgtggaatgctccctaacatatttctcaatgtattttttctttattgtggcatgaatgtttatatccgaaagattcaagataaaagttaaatattgacataaaaatactaatacttcaagcatactaactaagcaatcatgtcttctcaaaataacatggccaaagaaagttcatccctacaaaatcatatagtttggtcatggtccactttcgtcacacaagaatactctcatcatgcacaacccaaatgacaagccaagcaattgtttcacactttagtaatctcaaacttttttcaattttcacgcaatacatgagcatgagccatggatataacactatgggtggaatagaatataatgaagggggttatgtggagaagacaaaaaaggagaaagtctcacatcgacgcggctaatcaatgggctagggagatacccatcaattgatgtcaatgcaacgagtagggattgccatgcaacggatgcagtagagctataaatgtatgaaagctcaacaaaagaaactaagtgggtgtgcatccaacttgcttgctcacgaagacctagggcacttgaggaggcccattgttggaatatacaagccaagttctataatgaaaagttcccactattatatgaaaatgacaaaacaagagactctctatcataaagatcatggtgctactttgaaacacaagtgtggaaaaaggataatagcattgcccctttttattctcttttttgggccttctttttttttttttccttttttggcctttctctttttttggacaatgctctattaatgatgatcatcacacttctatttatttacaactcaatgattacaactcgatactagaataagatatgactatatgaatgcctccgacggtgtaccgggatgtgcaatgactcatgaatGACATGAAtggaaaaattatgaacggtggctttgccacaaatacgatgtcaactacatgatcatgcaaggcaatatgacaatgatgatgcgtgtcataataaacggaacggtggaaagttgcatgtcaatatatctcggaatggctatggaaatgccataataggtaggtatggtggctgttttgagaaaggaatatggtaggtgtatgataccggtgaaaggtgcgcggtattagataggctagcaaatgtggaagggtgagagtgcgtataatccatggactcaacatctACTATCTACTACACTATAAAAGGAAGAGAGGGACAGATCCAAACAATCAGATCCATCCATTAACAAGATCTAATGATCCATAATTTTTCTGTGTTTAACGCTACCAACCACGCACTTAGAAAACGCTAATCCCTCCATCTCTCTCCGCACGTCCTCTGTCGCCCCCAGTAACCGCTCACACATATCGTGCTTCCTCTCTCTCCCGCACCATCCTTCGCTCCCCCGCACCCGCCGCTCATCCCCGCGTCCCTTCTCGCCGGCAGCCCCGTCGCGCTCCTTCACTCCGCCACCCGCTCGGCCCGCCGCCCCTTCACTCCTGCGCatggacgggggaggccgcacgCACGCCCGCACCAGAGACCGGGCGGCGGAGGCCGCACCCGACGGGGAGGCCAGACGGCGGAGGTCGCACGCACCTGAGGCCGGACAGCGACGACGGAGGCTGCACGCACCCGACGGGGAGGCCGGATGGGGACGACGAGAGGCCGCACCCAGCCGACGGGGAGGCCAGCACGACGACGGCGGGAGGCCGCACACATCGGATGGGGAGGCCAGAAGGCGACGACGCAAGGAGGCGGCACGCACTGGACGGGGAGGCTGGAAGGCGACGGCGCGCGGAGGCCGCACGCACCCGACAGCGACGGCAGAGGTCGATTTGGATTATCCGCTGGTATTCCAATTATCCTTCCTTACAAATTTCGTTTGCAAATTTCTGACTTTTAGGTATGTGCATGCAAACCAGGAGGTGTTTGCACATCCTGCAATTTGATGCAAATTTCTTCCCTTCTAATGTTCCGATGCAATCGATCTACAGTTCCTGGTTATGCATAGTTCTATTTGTTTTCTAGAATTTGCATTGGAACTTTTGCTCGGTGGGCTGACACCAGCGTAGAAATTTCTGCTCTCTTATGCATCAGATGTTTGTATTGTAGGATTGGATCAAACTGTGAATTCTCATGTTGAGACAATGATGTTGACTGATGCACCTCTTCTATATACTCCTGGACAGGTAGCTTAAGCtataaataatatgattaatCTTTATGACCTTAATTTGTCGGAACTCTGTGTTTCATGATGCTAATATAGGTAATTGCAAAGTGTTTTTTCAAGGAAACACTTTGTTTGTCTGGTCGAACATTTTTTTAAGATATTCAACACAATCAATCACCTGATAAGAATGTTTACCTAGCTTGGCACAGTACAGTTTATAACATAATCATGTAAAGTCCCACCAATAATTGTTCTTTAGCTATGTGTTTCATTTCACCGGTCTACATGAACACTCTGTGTTACAAAAAAAGATTAACCAAGGTGGTGCTTGGTTGAACATATGCCACTGGTTAGGAGGGTATTTAAGCATTTATGCCGTTATCAGTATCTTTGACATTGCCTCTATTATTTCAACATGTGTATATGCAGGTTAACCAGCTCCATCTACCTGGTATGAAAGAAATGAGGCATGCTAATCGCAAGTTGAAGCATTGTTTGGATCCAAGCTCTCACGATGAGTAATCTCTGTCAACTCCACAAGACTGCATGCCCTCCATGATTGTTACCCTTTTGCACTCATGCTTGCTATCTGAAAACTTTTGCAGGCACAAGTACCCCCTCTTTTGCAGTATTGATAAAAACCAATTTCACTACGGTGTCATCATCATCACTCGAAGAAAAGCACCCAGTCTGATTTTTTCCATGTTACTCTGTTAGAGCTCACTGTTGATGGGTTGGTTGGAACTGCGACAGAGCGATCGAGGCCAGTGCATTGGATTCTATAGTCGAGGGGAGCTCTGTAGATTGTAACACATCATTTTTTCCTGCGTGAAGGTGAGCTGATTCAACTCTCCAAAAGCAAGATCATTCTGTTTATAAACAATTTGTTAAATTCGTAGATTAAGCCCAGGTCCTACCAATTCATCCAAAAGAACCAACGACCCAGATCCTATGTACCATTATTTCCAAACATGATTGAGTACACTGGTTAATAGATTGACATTTTTTTGTTACCCTGAACAGTAAGGCATGGCCCTACTATAAATATTTGTTGCGCCAAGAAAACAAAAGGGTTACAAAGAAATAGAAATGCATATATTGTGGATTGATGACTAAACAAGTTTGCACGCAAATCCCTGAAAATATGGTAAAGCCTTTGGTTGAGAGTTAAGAATTATTCCTATGTTGCTCTGGATACGAATGTAATATCTGAATGCTTGCTTAATTTAGGTATATATATGTAAGAGCTAAAATTGATCCATACTCTTTCTAAGATCAAATTTGGGCATATAAATGGCTCTCAGTTATACATAAAATTAGAAATGGATGTACTGTAGGGGCCTATGTTCAGGATGAGGGTACAATTATACCAAATTATATATACCGAGGCAAGCAGAACGACGCCGTCGCCCCGTCTCGCAGCCGCCACCGCTCCCTGGGCCTACTCCATGCGGATTCCATATCATGGACTAATGCCGCTGCGACGCCTAGCCCGATTAGGCAATATATGTTATTTTTTGTTTAAAT containing:
- the LOC125514588 gene encoding uncharacterized protein LOC125514588; this encodes MGTTRGRTQPTGRPARRRREAAHIGWGGQKATTQGGGTHWTGRLEGDGARRPHAPDSDGRGRFGLSAGLDQTVNSHVETMMLTDAPLLYTPGQVNQLHLPGMKEMRHANRKLKHCLDPSSHDEHKYPLFCSIDKNQFHYGVIIITRRKAPSLIFSMLLC